Genomic DNA from Fimbriimonas ginsengisoli Gsoil 348:
ACTTTGGCCCACGTTGCCTCGCTGACGAGCGGAACGTGCTTTCCGGGGTATGTAACCCCTTTCCACATGATTTCGCCCTTGTACAGCGGATTTTGAAGCATCTGATGCAAAGCACTGACCGCGACGCGCGCGCCCTTGCGACTCCTGAGCCCGATCGCCTGAGCGACAACCGCCGCAGTCTTAATGCTATGGTCGCCGGTCGCATAGGCTTCGAAAAACGCCGTTACCTGCTTTGCGGACATCGGGTCCGGCTCGATGGTTCGCACGGCGCCGACCGAGACGTTTCGGTAGCCCAGCGGAGCGCTTGATGGCCAGATGCCCTGCGCCGCCTTTTCCCTCATTCCTTTACGAGCTTCTTCACTGAGGTTGTCGCTGAAGTTCTTGGCGACTACGGTCCGGATGTCATGGACGAACTTCTGATAGGCGGGCGAATCTTTGTGAAGAATCTCGCGCTCAGTGGCGAGGTGGAGTTGTAAACCGTCCTCGATAAGGTCGCCGATCGTGACCCGATCCCGGAAATTTCTGTACATGCGGTCGGTCTTTTCAGCAACCAAGTGCCGAATCTCACCGCCAGAAAGAGCCTTGACCATCTCGCGAAACTCGCGCCGGCCAGCTTTCCGCGCGGTCTCATCTTCGACGAACACCGCCTCGGTCTCAAAATCTCTTTCCGCTACGTAGGCGCGAAGGGCGCGGAGCTGGGCGTCGAGCGAGTATCCCTTCGCCTGATCTTCGCTTGACACCCGGCAATAAATAACGCAGCGTTCGCGCTCAAGCGGCTTTGCGATCGTCGATTTTCTCGGTCTGGGCATTCTTGAAATCCTGATCGGCTTGAATGAGAGCACGGAAGAACGTGAGCACGTGCCCCTCAGCGTCGGCGGCGCTTGCCTCGTCGCATTGTAAACCGTCGCACAAGTACTCGCGAAGAGCTCGTTTAGTGAGGCTCATTCGCCACCTCCGGACGGGGCGTCGTGAACAAGTCATATTGCCGCCAAGCCTCTTCGACTCGCGGATCGCAATAGACGATTCCCTTTCGCGGCCGGCCGGCGATTACCACCGTGCGGGCCTTGGGACCGTAATCGACCTCGCCTTGCGACCGATCGTAAACCGGAGGCTCAGCCATCGACCCTCCGCGGCTTAGGTGGCAGGATGGCCGTCAATTGGCGCTGGTAAAACGCGAGCGATCGGAGCGGCCAGCTTTCATCGTCTCCTCGCGCGCGCGCGCGAGAAAGCAGGGCAAGGGCATGATCGCGGTGCCGGGTGAGCGCTTCGCGCGCCATATCAACGCTCGAGCAAACGACCGGGCGATCGGGAAAGTAATGGAACGCGAACCCGCTCTCTGGCTCTTTGGGAAAATCGAATATTTTATGTTCGGCTTTTCCAAGCGGCTCAATCGACACCGCGATCGGCTCGATTGGCGCCGCAATACAGGCGGCCGGGAGATCCCTAACGACGATCGACGCCGACTCCGGAGCGGGCACCGGCGCAGGATCGAAATCAAAGGTGAACGACGGCTGAAGGGCGTTTCGCCTCCAACTTTTCATGCGAGCACCTCGCTTGGTTCGACCCAAGCGATCCGGCCGCCCAGGTCGTCGATCCGCGGCCACGAGTAGGCCACTTCCGCGATCCGGACGGCGACGTGCTCGCTCGGTCCACGGGCATCGAGCGGACGCATGATTGCGCTCGGGTCTTGGACGTCGTAAACCCACATATGCCGGCCACCGCCAGGCTCTTGATGCACGTCGCCGAGGCGAAGGTATCGACGTTCGGATCTCACCGATACCCCCCCCATTTGCACCACTTCCTAAGGCAGCGAAGCACGGCCGAAATCACGCCAACCCCCTCCGGGCGAGCTCGTCCTCAAACGGTTGGAGTAGCGATCGCCGTCGCGAGACTTCCTCTTCTGCTTCGGCGACGCGGCGGCGATGGACCTGAGCAAGTTGCTGCAATCGGTCGTCGTCGATCTCCGCATAGGTCTCGAAAACCTCGCGCTCGACGGTCACTGTTGCACCGCCTTGAGCTCTGGCGTCCATGTGTCGGGACGACCGTCAGCGTGTTCATATGCCCAGGCGCGAAGGTAGACGCCCATCGTCTCAAACCACGCGCGAGGCGAAGTCGTATTCATCTGCATCGCGGAATACTTGCTTCCTTCCCTGTGTCGGGCGAGCGCCATGTACTCCCGGATCTCTCCGGTGGCGATCACTCTCGGGAGATATAGCCACCACGGCTCAAGAGCTACGGCGAGCTTGTCGGCGACGCAAAGCCGGGAGAACGGCTGCCGGTCACGCTTGGCATAGAACCGGGAGTGGTACAGGCAGAAGTTTCGCCACTCGTTAAACTGACTGATGCAGCCGGGGCACCACCTGTGGCCCACCGCGTGGCGGATACGGTCGCATTCCGGCGTGCGAGTTGGCTCCGAAACATCAAACCAACGGTGCATGAGGTTCGCGCCAAACTCAACGTGCGTTTCACCTTCGGGACCGTCCATGTTAGGTTTTCCCAAGTAGCCGAGGTCGTGCACGAAGAACGCGACCCATAGCCGGTAATCCTTCGGAAAGCCGTAGAGTTTGGTCCATGCCCTCGCAACGAACCAGGGATGGATGAACCAGCAGTGAGCGCCAAATAGAACGCTTTTCGTGCCTATTTCCATTCCATCCATCCCTTCGCGTTAAAGGCCAACGACCTCTCCTTTCTCCATGTTGGAGATGGCGCGATCGAGATACCAGCGCGCCTTTTTCAGGTCCTCAACACCGGCTTTATCAGCGTGCCTAAGAACGTATTTGGCAACGTTGCCTAAGCAAAACCCGAGCCGGTACCGCTCGATGATGCACATGACGTCATCGCCCCTGTAGTGGGCGGGGTTGATCGGCTCCGAGTTCTCCGGTGCGGCGGGCGCCTCAATCTGTTTTGGTAATTCGCCGAGCAACATCGGTCGCGGCACCACGGGTCCTTTCGTTTCGATTTGCATCTAGGCAACCTCACCGTCGAGAGTCGTTTCAGCTTCGATCGTTCGATTGATGCTTTCCGCAGGAATGACGACGCGAGTAACCGGGATAACCGGCTTCGCAAAAACGGAATCGGGGACCTCGATCTCCATCCGAACGACGCACTCGCCCGATTTCAAATCGAACCTATCGGTTTTGAGGAGCCGGTCGATTCCGCGCCGATTGAAGATCACGTAATAGCTATCTTTCATGGAACCTCCGCGGAGATGGGCTCCATGTACGCATGAACGGTTGATGCGCCGCGATGGCGGAAGGCGTCAAGCCAAGTCAAGAGATCGTCGACGGAAAGGCACACGTCTTCCGCCATCGCGTACATCAACTCCGGTTCTTGGGGCTCCTCCATGAGCACGAACAGCAACTTCCCCGCCCCGGCCGCGAATCCGGCTTCAAGATGAGCAGAGCGCCCGCTCGGCAACAGCAATACGCACGCGTCGCATTGCTCTAATGCGTTCATATCCAGAGAAAACCCGGCTTCAGCGACTGGATTTTTGAGACAATCGCGGTAAGTGGCCGGGTCCCAACCCTTCCACTCCGGATCGACTGCCGACCATTGGAAGCCGGTGTTACCCGGCTCCGGATTCCGAAAATCGTAAACGAGATGCCCCGCTTCGCGAAGAGCATTAAGCACCCTCGGTTGATGAGGGTTGCGCCACGATGATGCTAGGTAAATTTTCATGGTAGTTCGGTTAGAGGGCCTTGCTAAGCAAGCGCCGAAGCATTGCGCTTGACGGCAACCGCTTCGGGTTTAGGGACGCCGCAGAATTCCCGTACGCGATCGTTAACGATCAGGTCGTCGGCATTAAGGCCACGGCGAAGGTAGAGCCCCGCCAGCGTGCGTACACGGCTAAGGGCAACGTAGAGCTGTCCATGAGCGAACGCCTTCATTTCGAGCTCTAGGAGCGCCGAATCGAGCGTTTGACCTTGGGCTTTGTGGGTTGTGATCGCCCACGCCAATTTAAGCGGCACCTGGGAGAATGAGCCGGCTACCTCTTCGGTGATCTTCTCTCCCTCTTTCAGGTCGATCGCGTAGCGGATCTTCTTCCACTCAAGCGGCGTGGCCACGATCTCATTGCCGTTACGAAGCTTGATGCGAGGGCCATTCCGCTCGAAGCCAACGACCTCGCCCACCGTGCCGTTGCTAACCTGAACGCCCCACTCATCGACGGTGTTGCGAGCGAACATCACCTGAGCGCCGATCTTGAGAGTGATCTCATTGTCGACCGGCATATCCCGCTCGTCGAACTCGCCGCCGATCGCCGCCGTGTAGACCTTCGATTCCGTCGTAAGGCTTGCCAAGCGACTCCTGTTGATCGCCGCCGCTTTCGCGTTGCCGAACGTGAGAACGACCGGCTCTTCCCCCAAAGGGGCTTGGATGCCAACACGCTGGTTGAGAAACGCAAGACCCGATGGATCGCCGATCCGAATCGCGTTGAGCGCGGTGATCAGATCCGGATCGCCGATTTGGCGGAACACCTGCGTGAGCTCACAGGTCTCGATCGAGATGCCTTCCGATGGCGCTTCGCCAAGCTCGCCTTGCGCGGGCAGCGCCCGGAAAACCTCCGCGTCGAACCAGAATGGAGAGCCGAACTTCTTCTCGATCCATTCCCTTTCGTCTTCTTTAACCACGGGCTCGAGCTGCCACATATCGCCGATCGCGACAACCGTCTTGCCACCGAAAGGCAGCTTGTTTCGAAGCGACTTTTGGAGGCAAACATTGATGGCGTCGAGCACGTCGGCGCGAACCATCGAGATCTCATCCAAGACGATCAGATCGGCTGCCGCAGCGATTTCGGGGTGCCGCATGGCGTTGACCTTGTTTCGCGACTGAGGGCCGATCTTGAGCCCAAAGAGCCGGTGAATGGTCATGCCGCCGACGTTGACGGCCGCGAGCCCGGTCGGCGCCGCGACGAGGCATCGAGCGCGATCGCGGATCTTCTTGAGAACCGTCGATTTACCCGTGCCCGCCTTACCGGTCACGAAGATGAAGCGACCCTGCTTTTCCTTGGCGGCTTCCATGATCAAGTCGATCGCGCGCTGCTGATCTTCCGAGAGCACGATCTCCGGCTCGCGGTTGACCGGCGTGACGTCGAACTCGTCGCTGGTGTCGATTTGCGGTCCGCGCTCCTTGAAGCGGTTCGCGATTTCGTCGGCGAGGGCTTTGGTAGCGGGAGTAAGTCCGCTAGCGAGCTCGGCATCGAGATCGGCGGCGCTTCGCAAAATCGCCTCTTCGATTTGCCGGCCGGCTTCCTCCGGAGTGGCGCCGTTCGGGCTTGGCTCCGATGCCGGCTTCGGCTCAAGGCCCATCTCCGCCACAACCCGCGCGATTTCAGCGCTTACGGCATTCGTGGCGGGGTCCTGGGGGCGGATCGCGTTAGCAAGTTCGGCCACGTTTTCAGGGCGCGCCTGTTCAAGCCACGAGAGAACGATATGGGCGTCGGCCTTGCTTAGATCGCGCGTGCTGGAAACCTCATCAATCACCGCGGCTGTCGGTAGGTCGCCATACTCGCTGAGGATCGCGAAGCAAGCCGCGTGCCGCCTAGCACCGCCGAATCCGATCGATGTAAGGCCGGCGTTTAGGGCGGTGAGCTGGCCGGCGCCACCGTTCACCCCGATCTCCGTGATCGCCTCGTAGTTCCATTCCTCAGGCGGGTAAGGAATGAAGATCCCGAACGCTTCCGCGCCATCTACGCGGAGATCTTCCTCACGCGGAATTGCGGCAACTACCGGCGCTGTCGGAGCCGGATCGATGGGCGCGAGATTAGGCGTTGCGGGAGGTTCCTTGGGAAGGTCGTCGATCGTCTCTTCGCGGTCATCGTCCTCTTCGTCGATGTCGAGCTCACCGTTCAGCGGCTCGTCGGCCAGCGCGTCGACGTTAACGAAAAGCGGCCGCGGCGGGCGGGTCATGTTCCGGGCGCGATCTTCGGCCTCGGCGAGGATCAAAGCGAGGCCGGTGGTGGCTCGCCCCATCATGCTCGTGATAAGGCTGTCGCTCGCCGTGGCCGGGATCCGCGAAAGGTTGATCGTGATTCGAGCGACCTGGCCATCCGGGAGGCGGAACGGCCGCTCGACGCCAACATGGATCTGGGGTTCTTCCATCAGGAGTTCACCCCGGTCGTGACCGTGACCTTTTCCGATGGCGGCTTAACCTCGAATCCACCGGGCGCGACTTCGCCTTTCCGCACCGCTTCGGTCAGCGCCGCCTTTTGCTCCGCGGTGAGCTTCGAGATTTGGAACTCTTCGCTCGTCTTGACCGCGTTCGTGAAGCCAAGCTTCTTGGCGATCTCGAGCGCGGTCGCCTCGCCCTTTTTGACCACGGCAAGTCCGCCCGCGTTAGCCACGAGCGAAATCGATCCGAGCAGCGTTTTGAATGTCTTGGACTTCTTGCCCTTGAGTTCGTTGCGCGCGTACTCGCCGAGCTCGGCATCGAAGCGAAGGTGCAGCCAATTGAGGCGGCCTAAGCGATCCCGCTTCATTCGCTCGGCGTTTGTAAGCACCGCGCGGGCGTGAATCACCAGCGCCGAATTGTCGATCGCCGCAACTTCGGCTTCCGCTTGAAGCATCTTGCCAAGAACCCAGTTCGCCGAGTCGGCGTCGGTCACCGCGAATTTGGGCGCCATATCGACCATGCCGACCACCTCGCCCGTCTCGACGTCGACGATGTAATCGCCGTGGATCTCGGTTTCGCGCGGCACCTCGGATTCCGGAGCGACTTCGCCCTTGAGTTCGGCGATCGCGCCGGCGAGGTGGTCGGCAGTCTCTTGGTTGATAGGAGTGGCGGATTGGGGCATGGCGGGTTCCTGGGGTTTAGGGAGCTCGATCTCCCGGTAGTCGGGGCCAAGAACCGCGCCGTCGCGGGTGCGGCGATAATGCCGACCCTTGGCGGTGATTCCTAGCTCAAGAAGCTCGGCGGGTTCGATGACCGAATACGGCATGATCATCGTCATGGCCGGTCACCGATGGTCGCTCCCGCCTCAAGACGCGCGTTCTCGGTGCGCTCTTTGATGAGCGTGCCGAGCAGCGCGGTTAAGACGAGAAGAAAGCAAATCGCAATAAACCAAAGGACCCCGCGAGCGCGGCGGTCCATCGTGTAAACCCATCGGTGAATTTCCGATTCGATCGGGTCATCGGGGAGAACTGGGTCCTCAACCCGTTTTTGCCTCGCGGCGATGAAGCTGCTAGGCATGAATGCCCACCTTCCCCGTCTCAACGTAGATGCGCGGGCACATCGGAATATCCGTGTCGGCGATCCAGACGACGTTGAAGCGGTCCGTTTCGCTGGGATCGACTTGCTTCC
This window encodes:
- a CDS encoding DEAD/DEAH box helicase, which produces MEEPQIHVGVERPFRLPDGQVARITINLSRIPATASDSLITSMMGRATTGLALILAEAEDRARNMTRPPRPLFVNVDALADEPLNGELDIDEEDDDREETIDDLPKEPPATPNLAPIDPAPTAPVVAAIPREEDLRVDGAEAFGIFIPYPPEEWNYEAITEIGVNGGAGQLTALNAGLTSIGFGGARRHAACFAILSEYGDLPTAAVIDEVSSTRDLSKADAHIVLSWLEQARPENVAELANAIRPQDPATNAVSAEIARVVAEMGLEPKPASEPSPNGATPEEAGRQIEEAILRSAADLDAELASGLTPATKALADEIANRFKERGPQIDTSDEFDVTPVNREPEIVLSEDQQRAIDLIMEAAKEKQGRFIFVTGKAGTGKSTVLKKIRDRARCLVAAPTGLAAVNVGGMTIHRLFGLKIGPQSRNKVNAMRHPEIAAAADLIVLDEISMVRADVLDAINVCLQKSLRNKLPFGGKTVVAIGDMWQLEPVVKEDEREWIEKKFGSPFWFDAEVFRALPAQGELGEAPSEGISIETCELTQVFRQIGDPDLITALNAIRIGDPSGLAFLNQRVGIQAPLGEEPVVLTFGNAKAAAINRSRLASLTTESKVYTAAIGGEFDERDMPVDNEITLKIGAQVMFARNTVDEWGVQVSNGTVGEVVGFERNGPRIKLRNGNEIVATPLEWKKIRYAIDLKEGEKITEEVAGSFSQVPLKLAWAITTHKAQGQTLDSALLELEMKAFAHGQLYVALSRVRTLAGLYLRRGLNADDLIVNDRVREFCGVPKPEAVAVKRNASALA
- a CDS encoding host-nuclease inhibitor Gam family protein, whose translation is MTMIMPYSVIEPAELLELGITAKGRHYRRTRDGAVLGPDYREIELPKPQEPAMPQSATPINQETADHLAGAIAELKGEVAPESEVPRETEIHGDYIVDVETGEVVGMVDMAPKFAVTDADSANWVLGKMLQAEAEVAAIDNSALVIHARAVLTNAERMKRDRLGRLNWLHLRFDAELGEYARNELKGKKSKTFKTLLGSISLVANAGGLAVVKKGEATALEIAKKLGFTNAVKTSEEFQISKLTAEQKAALTEAVRKGEVAPGGFEVKPPSEKVTVTTGVNS
- a CDS encoding DUF3310 domain-containing protein → MQIETKGPVVPRPMLLGELPKQIEAPAAPENSEPINPAHYRGDDVMCIIERYRLGFCLGNVAKYVLRHADKAGVEDLKKARWYLDRAISNMEKGEVVGL